CCAGTCCTACCACACATTATAAATAAGCAACATTTAACAATCAACACATACTTTAACTTTAAATCAGATGAATACATGATTGTCCAGATCTACTAAACCATTTCGTCAAAATGTGCAAAAGCTTCACGCAGCTGCAGATGGTGGAAGAACTGATGGCACTGgggaaaaaactaaataaaattaCTGCTGATTCATCCCTTTCGGGGGAGAAACAGCAAAATCCTTTGACTTTGCTTGTGGAAAACGTGGTTCTCATTTCAACAGGAACACCATCAATGGGCTGAGATGGCAACTATCAATCTTTCTAACAGAGGTTTCACTTAGTGATTGTTTCAAGAAACCAGAGTGACTTTGGTGTTTAAAACAATACCCATAAATCCAGACATGCCAAATTTCTGTTGGTCTAGTTTTAGTTATCCAGTCAGACAAACTCTCATAAACATCTTGAATATGTTACTGCACTGAACGTCAGGCTCAGACTGGATAGATGAAGTGCACAGGCAGCGGTTAACCAACCCACTGACTTCATATGATGTTTCTGTACTGGCCcgctttttccttttcttttaccCCCAAATTTTAGTTCCCAAATTTAGTCATAAGAAAAACTCCTCATAATGTTTCCATCATGAGGATTGAATTATGAAGTGAGATGGGCAATGGTGATTAATGGTGTGTTACTGGTctgtgagctttttttttttttttttttttaatttaaagcattaaaatatCTATGCTGAGCCCCAAAAAATGTCAGAGATGATGAGCAGCAGGATCTCCTTTGTTCTGGACAACATAAAAAAATTAGGTAAATTTTGGCTTTACACAGCCAGCTTGATGACCACTACAGCATTATCTTCATAAAAGGTGGTACATCCTTTCCAAGAGGGTGTAATAAACCAAATCAGCTATGCTCTCAGTAGCATCCAAAGTCAACAGCATGCACTTACTCCACTCCCAGACACAATAATTCAGTATTTTCATGCAGTAGCTAACCAGGAATGTGAGTGAGGAAGGGAGTCTAAACCACcctaaataacacaaaaagcAAGAGCAAATCATGCAGCAGCTTTTTGGAGGAACGATACATCTTTAACTGTTCTAAAGTGACAATGCTCTTATGATGAATCAAAACTATCAGAGGTACAATCAGGGCTAATGGCTGCTGTTGAGTTTGATCTAAACATTAGATTTAGGTCTTATCTCAGAGACGATATTCTCCATTGCAGCTGGAGGTATGTCAgcattttcctcctttttatACGTTGGTGATTCACCCAGCTTCAGACAGACAGAGTGAGGGGGGCTTTGATGTTATTAAATGAAACATCTGGACACgggaaaaaagaaggagaaagaagaactgatgaaagaaagaaaacaagaaggCGACACGTGACTAAGGTTTAATGAACTGAACAAAGTAGATTTCCAAAGTCATTAAACCTCCTGTTAAGGACATCCCAAGGTCAGTTTATGCTATTTTACCTTAAATTAGCCACAGCGATGGCGACCCTGAAAAGCTCGCTCTCATCCCTTTCTGTATGCTTTCTTTCAGTGGCTGACAAATTTTAGATGTGCACACAGATCAAAGATATTGTTTATAATGGGACCACAGTGGGTTTTATCAGTGGTTGCAACAGATTTTGTCCATTTGAAAGCCTTTCATTGGGTTTATAGAGTGCAGGCACTCATGCAGCATTCACAGAGCTGCTTTCATCACTGATTATACATAAGAGCATTTTGACAATAGACTATAAAAGCATGAGCTTGATGCTCTCTTATGTTTGGCAAATTACAATGAGCTGCAGGAAGGAAGAACAGCAAGAACAAAATGTCCTGAAACATTACACGTTTAAGAGCTGAAAAATTGAAAACCACAATCAgaaaatgacaacaacacaGAGCGAGCCAGCCACCAAGCAGGGCAGCAGAGTCCAGGAGAAACACAGGCTGTCAGGTTTGGCAGACGGATCCACAGCAtgattttaatgtaaaaatcacGAGGAAGTATCCAAAGACTGTCTGTATCgtttaagaaaaaatatatatggtCAAAAAGAATTAGTGAAGACTGCTGTAAAACAGTGTATTCTGTCAAGGGAGTAAGGGTTTGGGAAAGAATTAGCAAGGAACTGAGAATAAATTGCCGTGACATCATAATTCAGGATGACTAGGGGGAAGTACTGGCATGAATGAATTTTGAAATTAGTCTCATTGTAGCTTCTTTTATTTATGCTgcttgtccatccatccatttatccatccatctattctcttctgcttatccttatcTGGGTTGCCGGCAGGCTGGAACCGATCCCATCTACCATAGGGAGAGGGggggcggggtacaccctggacaggtcgctaaTCTGACCCAGGACTAGTTGCTGATAGGGCTAGTAATCTTAGTCTTAGCATATCTGACATCTGATTGTTTATTGTCAAGCAAACATCTGTTGCAAAATAATTCAACATGTCAATGTTACAATTTTGGTTTTAACAATTATACAGTTATACAAATACTGAATTTCTCTTTGTTGCATATGTTACAACAACTTCATTTTAACTACATGCCTCATGTTATTGTTacttttttattctgtttttatggTAAGTCTCCCTTCACACAGAGAAGTACAGCAATGGATAAATTGATGTTTATTAAACAATTTGctaattaatatttattatcTATCAGTTAATTAGCAAGAATAATTGTTAGATTTCCAGGTTGTGGGAAAAAAATGACAGTATATTTGTAATTATGCTTGTGGATAATAACCAGATAAACAGGTTGAAGCACTACAATAATGCAATGCAATAGGTTTTGTAATAAACTGAAGTATTGTTTTGTACTCTGACACAACCACAGCTGTTTCAAAGTAAAATGCACATACTATGCATAACTTATGCTGCAAAAGTAACTCTTGCTGGCAGATAGTACAGCAGATAGCGTGGTTGTTTTTGAAGCACTTTCCTCCAGCCTTCACTGGGTTTTACTGGCTTGGCTCTGCATGATGTCATTTAAGGAGCTCGAGCCACTGTCTCATATTTCTGAAACACTTGGCAGCTTGTTGTGTGCAGACTGTCCAGACAGCATGATTTTTTACCAGTTAGTGTCAAGTAGGTTAAATCAAAATGATTACTGCGAAAAATAAGTTATAGTATTAAAATAAGTTTTGATATCACCTAATCAGTGTTCATTTTGCTAGTGTTGAGGGGAAATTGTAGACTGAAACGTGCCCCGCTTAGATAAACCCTGGCTCCTCCTCTAATTTCTCAATCGGCGCTTGAATAAAGACACCTGAAGCCCATTGCTCAATCCCCCCTTGACTTTCGGGTTGTATTTTTGTGGGGAAGTTGATTTATTGTACACTCACTATCCAAAGTATGTTTAGTAactcccttttttgttttggttactGGTGTTTGTGGACCAGTGGAGGTTCACCCCGTGGTGACCCTGTGTTATGCTGCCCTCTGCTTGATGGTGGTGAGTACGGTTGCAGCAATTAAGGTGGCAAATCAGACTGTAGGAGAGTGGACCCCAgatacaacacccccctcctccttcacacacacacacagactggttTATCTCTGCTGCTAGTTTAAGGCAATTAGCGGCCCTGGACACTCGCTTGCCTGGCTAGCTGCTGTTAACCATTTTTGTGCTgttattgtaattttttaagAAACATAATAAAGTAACTTAATTATTGaaactctgttgtttttgtttgggctTTTTCTTCATTGCAGCTCCAATCTCATttcttgatttctttatttttattctttatttgttACTTTTACTGTCAGCTGGTAATATAATCAAGCTTTAGATTATAATTTAGATAAATATTTCCAAAGTTGCAATTCTCTGGTTGAACACACTGGTAAAAATCCAGACATTAGTTTTACTTTTTCTCCATTTTATATTAACTGTTTTTAGTTTTGAGGCAgaattttattgatttaataCATCACTTGCTGCCTTTTCGGgctttacatcttttttttttcttttacttgtcatAAATTATGAAACTGAATGCTGTCATGGATgaggatttatttttatgtgaagTCTAACCACACAATAAGACGAAGGCAGAGCAACTGTAGGTATTAAGAAAGAAAGTGGATAGATAAAGATGAAAGTTGATAGATAAGATGGTATAAATGGGGAGTGGGACACAAAAGCCTCTTGTGCTATAATGGACTCACTGTCAATAGCATAATTTGCACTGAGGGTACATTCAAAACAGATGTCCTTCCAGTGTTAAGTCTTACACGGGCTCCCCCTGCTGGGGAAAGTTTGTGATAACTGCAGAAGCACAATAACCAACAATCAACCAAAACcattttaatgatatttatttGTCATCAAACCCACATTGCTGGGATGTATGCCACATGTGCCAATGCACCATTATGAAGTAGTTTTTATGAAAAGGTGGAAAGCCTTCTGTCTACTGTATAAAGTATACTTGCATCACCTAAAATCAGTGTTGAGCAGTGATTTAACAATAACAGAGTTAAAGTAGACCTATTGTGCTCATTTACAACTCAATTTGTATTTTTAGTCTTTACGAGAGTAATGCTGGGCCTATGAGCAGCTCCTCAAATAAGCCATTTAGCTTGGTTCTTCTATCAAGCTAATGTTCTTCTGGTTGGCTACCACTCATAAACAGaggtcagccaatcagagatgTCAGAGATGTGTACCTGAGATTATATTAAGGATATTCCCTTTTATCAACATTATACCGAGCCAATAGTAAAACAAACAGCCTGAAACTGAGTATGTAAGGAAGCGATCAGGATAACTTTTACATAAGCtgatattattatttaatatgagcactttaatatgaaaatgatAAATCATGCAACTGATCTGATTTGActgatttcatttaaaaactgtaaatagCATCTGTCTCTGTTTCATTCCATGAACATCCCTGAAAAATGTGACAAGTTTTCAGTTCCACGacatgtatttttaatataaaaaacacaagttATTAATGTTATTGTCACAGTTTTTAAAGACTTAAATTTCAACATGTTTGAGAGGTGTAAGGAAATTAATAAATTGCAAGTTATAGGCAATATTTTTTCCCGCTAAAAacatttctcttctttctgGAGTTTTCCTTGTTCTTCCTGTGGAGCCACTGAAGGCGAGCTCTGTCTGTTGTGCCCTGGTTGGCTGATGGGAATGTCCGGTCTGGAATAATCTCCTTCAGTTTGCTCAAGAAAAACATCTCCAGGTTTCGACCAGCCTGAGCCACCTCTGAGTCTGGCTGCACAGCacaaggagagaaaaaacaacccACAGTGACCTATGATGAATTAGCTTACCAGAATAAAGTCATAAATATTTGAGACCAAGCAGGTGCAAGGTGATCCTTCCAGATTCAAAATCAGATTTCTATTTTGGTTAAACTTATTTTAAAATACCTCAGCACTTACTTGATTACCATACAGTTTACACAAATATCCACGTTCCCATGGCATATTGTCTACTATGCCATAACCATGTACTCAGCACTgaggagaaagaaaatcaaagacTACAGATTTCCTCCAATATACATTATAATAACTGCCTTGGCTGTAAACATCTTCATTCCTGGTAGATATAAGTAGTAAATCCAGAGATTTGATTGATACTTGATTTGCAGATGAACACAACCTTGACTGGCAGGCCCCATGTGAAGAAAGAGGCCCAGCTTGCTGATACACGTGGAACTTATCTCCACAGACTGCAGTGCAGGAATAACTCAATTATACCAGAAATGAGGTCAAAGTGGGAAATCCGCTCATATTCCTTACGTAATTAAAAGTAGCGCAGTTCTTGAACATCAACAAGACGTCATCAACAAACTGCTCAGCAGTGAAGTAGTGGAGAGTGTTGctcttgtccagtttcctgCGGATCACTGACAGGTCGATGGGCCTTTTGATGATCTGGTAGTAGTTTCGAGCCTGGCACACGAGAGCATAGATTTGATGTAAGATCACAGAGGTGGAACATTTTACATCCTCAGTTAGGTTGTAACAATTTCGCTAACAGCGATGTCTTGTAGTTATtgctgtatatataaatatgcaCTGTATATTTAAACCGTTTGGTGCTCATGTATGTTACATTACTGCTGAggtgatttgttgttgttggactgACCAGAGGGCTGACAGGTTCATGGAAAGGAGCGCTGAGGATTTGACAGTATAACAGCAGAGTCAACTTCTCACATCTCTGCAGACAAAAGAGCAAAATCAGTTCAAGCTTCTTTACAGTGGAGCACAACACGGATTTATTACACAGGATAGAGGCGAGTGTGAAAACGCAGGCTGATCTggtttgtgtaataaacattGATAACCCTCACGTGACACGGTATTTTAGTCATTTATGGCCCAAATATATTTCACACAGGAATACTTTATTAATACTATACTGTTTTCTTTAATTATTACAGATATTATAAAGTGTTATTAATTATGGTTttcaataaatggtaaatggttcTTATACAGCAAATTTTCTACTCTATtaaagcactcaaagcactttgcaCAGGAGATTGTTTGCTTCAGAAAAATCTGGATGCAATCCACTTAATTTTGGTGAGGGAGCAGTCTGGGCAGAGGGGGCAATAAACCAAGCTGTTTTCATCATCACTCTGGCCATTAATTGTCTAATAGAAAGCTTCTGCACCAATAAATATTACTGTTGTAAGTCTGTTAATCAATGTTGACCCCAAACTGGACtcaaaaactgcaataaaatcAAAGCTTAAACCTTaacaaatgtatatatatatagagagagagtcATAAATGAGTCTACACAACTTAAAATTGTGTGGATTCTTGCCACACCGGTGGATCAATTTCAGTTGGAGAGTAGCCCTTTAATAGTTAATAGTCCTTTAATTTCACAGTAAGTGTGTGTGACCTGGCGTCTTCACACTCTTCCCCAGACAGCTCTCTCACCAAAACTAAGTGAATTGTTTCCAGATTTGTCTGAACCAAACAATCTCCTGTAAGAAAGGATCAACATTTAAGGCCATCTTCACAGCAACAGAATGAAAATAAGCATTATAGCTTTAATTTAGGAATTAAACCAGCCTTACCCTCTGGTCCAGGTTGGATAGTGTATAAGGTGCCTTGACTCCCTCGCAGGAGTCCATGATCTCACAGTCGTAGGCCTCCACGGGCTCCTGCTCACTTCTACACAGAGTACACACCCAGTCACCTCTGTGGAATACACAGGACCACAGTCcatgaaaaaacacattaaacccATATGTCATATATCCAGATTTGTATGTTCACACAGCACTTACAGCGGGAAGCTGCTGAGAGGAGGTATATGACAGCCTATGTGATAAACTTTGGGGCAGCGGTCACAGCAGAGCAGCTCTCCTCCGTTCAGACAAACAGCGCAGAAATCTTCACTCTCCTCAGTCCCAGCCTCAGCTCCAGGCTGCTGGGTGGATGAGTCGGCCTGTTCTCCCAAGCATCTAATTTCACTTCTTTGATCTTCACCATCGTCCACTTGGATTATATCAACCACACATGTACTTTCAACTTCATCCTCCGGGGGCAGGCATTGGTCCtgatctgcttcttcttctcctggATCCAGTTCAATAACCAGAGTCTGCTCTGGATCTGGATCCAGATAAAATGCTTCAGATTCAGCTTTCCCATCATCAGATCCACAATCAAACAGGATGTAAGGCTGATCTGGATTAGAGTCACAGTCAAAGCCTGAGTCCTGCTCTGGCTCTCCAGAAAGGGAGCTGTCAGGACAATATGGTTCAGTCCAGGATGTTGGACTGAGATCACATGGCTCTACTGGTTTAGGCTGGAATGATCCTTCAGTTAGCTCCAGTATATCTTCCTCAGTTTGACTGAATCCATTCTGTTAGCAGAGATCAAGAcacagaggttaaaaaaaagaacttatCTTTGTTGTACATGAAAGTGTTTAGACCTTCAGCTCTGTACCTGTTCAGAAATATTTAATGACACATTGTCACAGAGCTCAGCTTGTTTTTGGCAAGGCAGACGTTGCAAAGACACCACAGGCTGCAGTGATGATAAAGACACAGACTGGAAGTTCAGACGCTCCAGGCTCACTACAGGTATGCAGGAATTACCCAGAATCCTCTGGGCCTCTGGGTGAATCCTGTGAAATTGAAGGTGTCTTATGGCAGTGTCTTCAATTCCATTACCAAGATTATTTTCAGCATAAAGTCTCAGTGAGGCTAAATTTCTTAACTGGATTCAcccaaaaatggaaaaaacaacacTGATAAAGAAATAGTTCAGCATTTTCCAAGACTTTGGAGAAGTTCATTGATAGGGCAAGCTTTTAAAAGTGATTATCAAAGGTTAGCATTAAGAGTGTAAAATTCATAAGaacattttccattttaaacccatggaaagaacaaacaaaaacaatcctGCCTAAACATTGCTGCAGATCAAGAAAACCACTTTGAGGCAACAACATTCCCCAGTGCCTCCCCAAAAAAGGGCAATACACAACAGAAACAATTTAGGAACAGGCATGACAACGACCCCAAACCTATGTCACCCTGACTTTTGCTGGGCTTTATGATCATGCAGCTACAGAAACTATAAATAGCACTCAAGTCCAAATGAATGTATTCTACTACACTGTGGACCGTGGATATCTGTCACCATCTGATCTGGCAATAAAAGTGTCTATAAACTGGCTGCCCAGTCTGTAATGTACCAAAGCATAGATTGGTTTGGATAAAGAGGACTTTAGGTTCATCCATTGCTCTGTTGTCATCCTTTAAAATCAACATGGCTTTACCGCAGCATACTCCCCTTTTTTACCTTAATCTTCTCAATAAAGCTTTAACACTTTTGTCTGGAGGCCTTTCCCATTTTTCAGATGACGGAgatgttgcttttgtttttctctcataAGACTGGTTTGGCTCCTTTTCCACCTCACAGAATCCAGTCATGCTGAcctattttgtttaaaaattcaaaaaaagagactttgcATTATTTTCATCTTTCTAAAATCCCATTTACTCATCTCTTATTTACTACTAGTTGTAGTGATGAATCCCTCCTTCTTTAAAACATTGTTTACATCTATATTCACATGTTCTGCCCCGGGGGTTGGTTCCTCTGCTGTGGTTGCCAGATTTGGACCAGTCTCAGATGGCATGGCCTCCAGTGCCAGCCTTACCCTACACTTGGCTACCCATGGTAACATGGTGGCTCGCCTTTGTGGGAAGTTGCCATAGCGTCTGCGAGGCAAGTCTGCCATCTCCAGGAGACTGGGCCTCTTGGggtgaaaaaacagaagagaaaacagagaagaagcCGATGGTTTAAAATCTTCTGTGTGCTCAGTGTTTGACCGGGGGGGGAAAAGTACAAAACCATAAAAGAGGTAGATTAAGAATCAGCAATGTAACACTAATATAACTGCTCATTTGCACAAAGAGTAACTTTTACAACACAAAAAGAGACGTTATGAGCATAACAAAAAGTTACATCACATTAACGTACAGAAAGAATCAGGTATTAGGTGAATTATGATCAAACATTACCTCAGTTTGAAGCCAAGTGATGAAAAAACAAGATGTCTGCTTCAGAAAGTCAGGTGAATGTGTCCTCAGGTGGATGTGAGCTGAGCAGAAGAGGAATAGAAATGTTCCATGTGTCCAGTGTCAAGGGGAACTCAAATGATTTGATTGGTGGAGTGAAGATTCAGCCTCAGCCCCCTGATATTTCAGCACAGCTCACAAATAGAAACAGCAAAcaggtatttaatatttaatgcgTTTCCCAGTAATCATGTGATGCCTTTTTGTCCAGTAGGTAAAAGATATATTGAGggtgtaaaaataaaagctctgcATGTAAATCAGCTATGAAAATATTTGTATATTGTAAAGCCAAAAAcaatgtgacagtgtgtgtggtTGCTAATAAATCTGTAGCTCTATCAGTGGTTGGCCACAAAACAACCCCTAtgctttattttcaaactttattAATGACATAAAAAGATTTTGTTTACAAAACAGCTTTGTTTTGTAAAAATGATGGAATTCCTCTTTAACGTACAAACCAAAGTCTAAAAACGTTTGGACACTGTTccattctgcttttatttacagttttgcacAATTCGCAAATCTCATATTTCATTTACACAGAAAAGCTATCAAATGATTAAATTGAGAAAAACTATCATTTATAATAAGATGATTTTGAATTTGAAGGCAGAAACACATCTCAACAAAGTTAcattaatgaaatgaaaagtTAATATTTGTCTAAAATTGGTGCACTTTCTCATTTTAAAGATTTAACGCGTTGTCTACAATCTGATTGTTGTGAACAAAATATGGGTTTTCAAGGTATTACAActattgcattctgttttatttgcattttacaaaacaaccaaatgttTCTGGAACTGGGATTATAAAAAATAACCTTTTAAATTTTGAAACACCAACATTGGAGTTTGTGTCTTTTATCAATTCATATATCAGACTGCAAATAACTGATTCACTGTCTTGTTTTACTGTTCCTGTTGGTGGAAGTTAagataattttaataaaacattttctataTACTTTTTTAATTTAGTAAAGATTTTCCTCAATCTGATGGCCAGGCTCTTTACAAAGGccagaaaaatacatttgagaTGGACTCTTTGACATGATACATATTTCCCCTTTTAAGCCAAATGAAATCTTTATCATGGTTTCGTGTGAATAAAGTGGCATCAAATTGAAATACTTCAAAGCAGAACAAAACTTTGGGACACGCTTCTACAGAATTATTTATCTCTTATATTAACCTTTATTTCCTTGTTTCTGAAATAGAGACAAAAAGTATAACTTCAAacacattaaatatatatacacaagatAGATTAGGGATTAATGACAAAAATGTCCTTACTTGTTCAGTGGTGCTGATCTCTAGGGCTGCAAAAAGCTGGTGGCATGGCAGAGGTGTGTCTTACCTTCCTTCAGAGGCTGATTTTGCAACCTGTTATTCTGGCCAATGACAAGTTACACGCTGGACATTTCACTCAAACTTTGAATAACAGACTGACTTTATGTAAATCACCTTTAACTGTGTCTGTTTGCGGTTGCGTCGCCACAGAAACCCAATAAAGCTACGTGGACATGTGTGACTACACGTCATCTTTAACTGTGTGCACGTGATCcaagcctgtgtgtgtttttactcaGGGTTTATATTCTCTGCATAATGTGTCAGGGTACTGTTATATATGATGATTATATGTTGAAATAGTTATTATAATATCATAGTCTTGTAAGACCTGGCATTTCACTTTTGTCCTCTGTGGAGGACATGTGTCTGAGACCACTACATCAAGCCCCATGTGTGGAATCTATGCGGCTCCTAATGAACTGTCGAGATGTTTATGGCATGAGTCAGATAACCTAGCATCCAAATTTGCTAGTTCCTAGTTATAGTCACTTCAAGAAGTCGAGACGGATTCTTCAAGATTAGGCAGTCCATCAAAGTTATCTCTTATAAGAGGAAAAGAATAAAGCCCTCTTGAAGGTGAGACCCCTCTTAag
The Maylandia zebra isolate NMK-2024a linkage group LG7, Mzebra_GT3a, whole genome shotgun sequence DNA segment above includes these coding regions:
- the LOC101473874 gene encoding uncharacterized protein LOC101473874; the encoded protein is MADLPRRRYGNFPQRRATMLPWVAKCRVRLALEAMPSETGPNLATTAEEPTPGAEHVNIDVSMTGFCEVEKEPNQSYERKTKATSPSSEKWERPPDKSVKALLRRLRIHPEAQRILGNSCIPVVSLERLNFQSVSLSSLQPVVSLQRLPCQKQAELCDNVSLNISEQNGFSQTEEDILELTEGSFQPKPVEPCDLSPTSWTEPYCPDSSLSGEPEQDSGFDCDSNPDQPYILFDCGSDDGKAESEAFYLDPDPEQTLVIELDPGEEEADQDQCLPPEDEVESTCVVDIIQVDDGEDQRSEIRCLGEQADSSTQQPGAEAGTEESEDFCAVCLNGGELLCCDRCPKVYHIGCHIPPLSSFPLGDWVCTLCRSEQEPVEAYDCEIMDSCEGVKAPYTLSNLDQRRCEKLTLLLYCQILSAPFHEPVSPLARNYYQIIKRPIDLSVIRRKLDKSNTLHYFTAEQFVDDVLLMFKNCATFNYPDSEVAQAGRNLEMFFLSKLKEIIPDRTFPSANQGTTDRARLQWLHRKNKENSRKKRNVFSGKKYCL